CTGGAGAAAAATGCGCATAAGCAGGGGGCTCAGCGGGGATCGTAAGACCCGAAGCAGTCACAAGTGAGTCCTCGATGTCCAATAATTCGACCTCGTGAGCGGGGTAGGGGGAGTGATGCACCTGGCCGGAATATAGTCTTCCGCGATGCTCCAAAAACAACAGGTATCGCTCGAGAAAGAAGTGTTCGAGCGATCCAGGCTGTGAAGCTTTCAAAGCCTGACCAATTCGGTAACTCACCTTATGCCGCACTTTGCCACAGGGACGCGAGGTTTCGAAGATGATTTCATCTCCGGTGCGAGCCAGGCTCATCGTGGCATGGTAATAGGGCAGCCCCCAAAACTGCCGAGCACCCCAAACGGCCAACCGATTGGCCGCATCGAGTGACAAAAAGTAAACGCCTGGCCGACTACCGTGATAAACATACGTGCGGACGTTTGTCTCTAAAAAATTGATCGAAGCCCACTCAGGCCACCTGGCGTTGCGCACCCCTTCCATCGCGAATGGAACCACTCCGACATAAGCAACACCCTCGAAGCAATCGATCTCTAAGCTGGCAGGCACCAACGGTCGTAAGACTTCCAGGGGAACCGGCCAATGCAGAAAGAGCAAGGACCTCCATCGCTGATACCCTCGTACTTTTTGCTTCGGACGAATCGTTGGCGTTATGCGGTCGATCATTACGCACTTCCCATGATCAGAAGCAATATAACTAGAACGCTTCTTAGGTGGCTGTGGCCTCATCTACCAACGCGGCTGCGCCCAGAACCCGGTGTCTACTTCGATCGGTTCGGCGTCCCCTGTTTCCACATCAATGATATGCGGTCGAGGTCCGTCACGTCCTCCGAATTTCATCATTAGGATCTGCTCACCCTCTTTATCTGCCGAAAGAAATCCAAACTTCGGCAATCCGTCACCGACTTTCTGATGGTCTTTCCCTTCTAAACTGCACGTATACCAGAGGTCATCGTCGGCCTCGAATAGGATACGACCAGAGTCTCTCAGCAGCTGCGGCTGAGTACCTTGGCACAACTTGGTCACCTCGCCATTGAGATCCATCCGACAGATATAATGCGTCGTTTTTTTTAACTGCCCCTCGTGCTCCCTTACCAAGAGGACAAAGCCACTGTAGTCGGGCAGCCAGTTGAGGTAGGCCATGTCGTACGGCTGGCCGACTTGAGTTGAGTCACCTGACTCGACATCGACTAAGTGCAAACGAAACTGAAGCGGTCCGGCCTCATAGTCGACTTGCAACACGGCCAGAAGGCTATCATCGGGTGAAATTTCTGCGGAAAGGTTCAACCCCCTTAGAAGCGGCTCGCTTCCCAGACGAAAGTGCTCGTGCGTCTCCAGATCAATCGCAAAGACGCCGATGGTTCCGTCATACGGTAGCCATCCGGTGACGAAGCAGAAGCGATGATCCGACGAAAAGCAGGCCGAGCCGATAGTGCCCATCGCGAAGGGAACGCGACGCTTTGTGCCCGTTTCCAAATTCAGCATGATGAAATCTCGATCTCCGTCTTCGTCTTTCGATCCAGGCTTCCAAACCGGGTCGTTCTGGATGAGGATGACGTTATCCCAGTCATTGCTTTCTCCCGCGACGCTACCCGTGCGGTCTTCCCATTCCTGGTCACTTACGTCAAACGTAGCCGGGCTGACAACTCGCAGCTTTTGAAACGATCTTACGTGAAAGACATGTTGCAGCGCGCCTGCTTGTTCAATAACACCGGTTCGGGTGTTGATTCGCACCTGAGAGCCACTGTTTAAGAAATCATGGTAGGTCTTTAGCTTCTCTTCCATTCCAGGCTTCGGTTTAGGGGCAATCGCCATGAGATTGAGCAGTTGCTCGTATGCGGCGGAAACCATGCTCCGAGCTTGATCGTCGAGGGGTGCACGATAGACGGCTACTGCTCCATCCATTTTCTCGAACTCACCAATCGAGCCCATCTCCTGGTCGTAGATCTTTACGTCACTGCGAGCCAGAAACCCATACATGGAAGCACTGGAAAAGCAGGCTTCGTAGGGAAGACATTTGTAGCGTGTATTCTTCTCGGAGACGTACCAGAAACCATCTGTGTCGATGATCTCAAGTAATAGCGAAGTTGAGCCTGTCGCTTGCTCTAGAAAGAATCTCGATCTTTGCCGATCTCCTTTCATGACCACTTCAACTAGGATTTCACGACCATTAGAAACTTCGAAGGCAATCTCCCAGCGGATTGGCTTACGCTCAGAATACTCAAGAGTCCGCTGAGCAGCCGCTTCCAGATCTTGCAACCGAGGGGGCTGCTGACCTTGGACCATTTCTTCGCCGAGAGAGATCAGGACCGGTAGCACGAGAAAAGGAAGAAAACGCAACACGATGAGCTCGCTGGATGAGGGGTGGATACGATCACCAACTGGATGGTTTCGACTATCCTAAGCGTAGCGAGTGACCACATCGATTGCACATCGATTTTTAGCGATACAAGCTTCTAACTCGGTACCGGAATCAATTTCGGCCGAGGAATCTTAACCCCGTAAATACCGCCGCGCTGCTGATACAACTTGGCAAAATCAGGCTCTAGAAACGCGTACAACTTAGGCGGCGGCTTCTTCATCAGATACTTGTTCGATAAGACGGCCATGTATTCGTCGTATTCTTTTTGACTCGACGAATGGGCATAACAGCGGCCCGGATGACGTCGGATGTCACCGTCAAAGTTAGGACTAATGTGCCATAACTCGTGAAAGATGGTGATCATCTTTTCCGAGAAATCCATGTTTTGAAAACGCGGCAAGTAAAAGCTAAGAATGTAGAGCATCTCACGCCCGTGCTCATCCATCAGCGATTGGCAGGAATACTTGCGACCGCGACGCGTGGTGAAGCGAGATCCCTGTTCGAATCGCATGGGTGTTAGCGACGCGAAAATGCCATGAGTCGATTCAATACGCGCCTGAATAATGGCAACGGCCACGCGACTTAGGTCGATGTGCGACAGTTCTGGCACGCGAGCAATCATGTCGTTGACCAACACCCGCATTGCAAATGTGAAATCGAAACCACTCCGACCAGCCGACTTATGCAGTTGCACACGTCCCATTGATCTTGCTGGAACACGAGCTTGCTTCGCTATCGCGTTCTTACCAGGGGTCGCCTTCTTTCGCTGCTTAGGTCGCGAGGAGCGTTTCACTTCATATCCGT
This is a stretch of genomic DNA from Bremerella alba. It encodes these proteins:
- a CDS encoding YqjF family protein; translation: MIDRITPTIRPKQKVRGYQRWRSLLFLHWPVPLEVLRPLVPASLEIDCFEGVAYVGVVPFAMEGVRNARWPEWASINFLETNVRTYVYHGSRPGVYFLSLDAANRLAVWGARQFWGLPYYHATMSLARTGDEIIFETSRPCGKVRHKVSYRIGQALKASQPGSLEHFFLERYLLFLEHRGRLYSGQVHHSPYPAHEVELLDIEDSLVTASGLTIPAEPPAYAHFSPGVDVEIFGLQLVRGEP
- a CDS encoding TolB family protein, which encodes MLRFLPFLVLPVLISLGEEMVQGQQPPRLQDLEAAAQRTLEYSERKPIRWEIAFEVSNGREILVEVVMKGDRQRSRFFLEQATGSTSLLLEIIDTDGFWYVSEKNTRYKCLPYEACFSSASMYGFLARSDVKIYDQEMGSIGEFEKMDGAVAVYRAPLDDQARSMVSAAYEQLLNLMAIAPKPKPGMEEKLKTYHDFLNSGSQVRINTRTGVIEQAGALQHVFHVRSFQKLRVVSPATFDVSDQEWEDRTGSVAGESNDWDNVILIQNDPVWKPGSKDEDGDRDFIMLNLETGTKRRVPFAMGTIGSACFSSDHRFCFVTGWLPYDGTIGVFAIDLETHEHFRLGSEPLLRGLNLSAEISPDDSLLAVLQVDYEAGPLQFRLHLVDVESGDSTQVGQPYDMAYLNWLPDYSGFVLLVREHEGQLKKTTHYICRMDLNGEVTKLCQGTQPQLLRDSGRILFEADDDLWYTCSLEGKDHQKVGDGLPKFGFLSADKEGEQILMMKFGGRDGPRPHIIDVETGDAEPIEVDTGFWAQPRW
- a CDS encoding putative metallopeptidase; translated protein: MKRSSRPKQRKKATPGKNAIAKQARVPARSMGRVQLHKSAGRSGFDFTFAMRVLVNDMIARVPELSHIDLSRVAVAIIQARIESTHGIFASLTPMRFEQGSRFTTRRGRKYSCQSLMDEHGREMLYILSFYLPRFQNMDFSEKMITIFHELWHISPNFDGDIRRHPGRCYAHSSSQKEYDEYMAVLSNKYLMKKPPPKLYAFLEPDFAKLYQQRGGIYGVKIPRPKLIPVPS